The genomic DNA caagggcacatcgacagatttgtcacctagtcggctcggggatcagaaccagcgacctttcggttactggcacaacgctcttaaccactaagctactgcCTACCTACTAGAAATCTAATTTATTGAGGTCATATGACATTGCACAATAAGGGTAATAAATAGCACAGATTGAAACAAATAGGAAAGCAGCTGCTTGGCTGAATCATATCATGGATGTTTGGCAATCCAGTGAGTTAAGTGAGTGGAACAAGAAAAACATTTCTAACAGGCGTAGTAGTTAACAAGTACAAACAGCTTGAGATGGGGGCTGATAGACGCTTCTATTGACAGATCTGTTGTTGTTTCCAGTTAATATTCTGGTATGAGACTTTCTCTTTCCGCATTTTAAAATAACACCAACAGCAGCTAGAGGCTACAGCCTCTTGCTAGGAAATGAGTTATTTGCTAGCTAGGAAAATGACTGGGGATTTGGCCCTCCTTAAGATCTTCAGATATGTAGGTTGGACCATTAGATCATCCACAAGCCCTTCTGTCCTTGCTGTCAATACCCAAACACACAGAGTAGGTGTTTGTGGTGGAGGGGTGTacttgcgtgtatgtgtgtgtgtacaggtgtgcaCTTGCACGTGTGTGAATGTGTGGCAGCTGAAATGGGATGTCGCGTGAGACTCCGTGTGAGACCCTGGCTTCGCCCCTCAGAAAGGTGAAATCCTCCCAGCTATAGAGGGCAGTAAATCAACACCCTAGCAGTCGCTCACGGCACTCTGTGACATCTCGCACGCACGCAGCGTTTTACATCCCACCTGGGTAGTGGTAGGGATGACGACACGCACAGCTAGCTAACACCCCAGCAGCGAGTTCTGGTGTTGCTGACGGTTAAAGTCCAGACACCCGCCGTCTCGAATAGTAGCCACCCACCGTGCTTGAAAAAGCATGTTTTGAACAGACACTGAGTCACAATCTGAAACTGAGCCAAAGATGAGATTTACAAACACAATAGGCTTGATAATAATGCCATGTTCTCCGGTCGAGACAGCAGTGAAATCTCTCTTTACATGGAGATCTGAAGTTTCTGTGAGTTTACACAGATGGGTTTTTTACAAGGGGCAATTCCGGTAAATGACTCCTCACCAAGGTAAAACAAAGAGTGTCATAGCCAGCGTTCACACCTGTGTCCTTCAGCCAGGTGTGTATGACCTGACCTCCTCTCATCCTATTGGTCAAGCTGCCCTGAGGCAAACCAGAGGTAATTCAACTTAATGAGGTTCATTGACTGCCTAAACAACCAGGTGGGCTCAACGGTGCATGATAGACATAAACATGTTAGCATCTTCTAATTTTATTTTCATTTAGTATTTTTGTTCTTTCCAGAATCAACATATCGGCATCAAGCAACCATAGACGATGAGGTTGTGACCATGGAGATCCTTGACACAGCCGGACAGGTAGGAGCTTCAGCAACTTTGCACAGAAAACATAGACGTTTGTGTAGAGAAATATTTATACCGTGTCTGGCAATAGAATAAGAATACTTCATAGTCAATTGAAAATCCCAATTCAACCCTACTGTATAATGACGACTTCTCAGGGCATATTCGCAGTAGCAGTCCTCGCTAGACCAAATCCTCGCTAGCGTTGCTCTGTGCTGTTCTAATCAGTCGTTGGCTAAACATATTATACTAGCCATCTGGGAGAGAACCCAGCAGCATAGGTCTTCCATCCCAAGATAAATGTGCTGCTGCTAGTACGTAGGTGTTCTGCCTGCTGCTAATTTCCCCTGTGACACGTCCAGCCAAGTCATCCTTCTCTCATTACATGATATTCTATTTTGAGAGTGCAGGGAGTGAGAGTTTAGGTGAAGGCCTAACCGAGCGTTGCTAGACCTGTCTTTCTCTGTCAGAGAGCCAGTGTAGAGTTGAGGTTTCTTCGTGCTCTTGAGCTCTTCAAAGCCGTTAAAAGTGGTGAGAGTACATATCAAGCCTTTGATTCTTGATTCTTCTTGGACCCCGAAGGCATCTTTATACCTCATAAATCAGATAAGTTCAAAAGTCGGTCAGTTATAGATGTCAAGTATCACTGTGTTCAATGTGAGTTATGCAACAGTTATTGTAACAGTGTTGTTATTGCCAATAGCAGTTGAGGTCAAGAATATCTCTGGCTCCTGCTTGCGCAAGTTTAAGACTTAATTTTTTTCATCACACGACCAGTATGTTTTGTTACAACAGGACTGGTTGTTCCGACTTGATGAAATCAGGAGCAGCTGCTGAAATTTGCACATAGTTCAGAAGGGTAGCCGACTGTTCAAATCTGGGGGATTTAACAAGTGTTATGTTGAGAAAGGAGAAATAAAGCATTTGAATCCAATACAAACATGTGCAGTCAATAATTTGCAGCTGAAAACTTGTTCAATGAAGGCCAGCAGAGAACTATTGTTTCTTTGCCTTGTGGATATGCCAGACAACAAGTGGGCCTATTGGTCAACATCAAAGGTCAACAGTAttctaattagctagctagttgccaACAGATTGTCGCTAACAACATCCTTCCCTCCTGTATCTTTACATCAGGAGGACACGCAGCAGAAGGAGAGCCACATGCGCTGGGGCGACGGCTTTGTCATCGTCTATGACATCACTGACCGGGGCAGCTTCGACGAAGTGGCTCCTTTACGGGGCCTCCTAGAGGAAGTTAAGAAACCCAAGAATGTCCCGTTGGTTCTGGTGGGCAACAAGGCCGACCTGGACCATGCCCGACAGGTGGGCACGGAGGAGGGTGAGCGGCTGGCCGCCGAGATGGCGTGCGCCTTCTACGAGTGCTCGGCGTGCGCCGACGAGGgtggcatggtggtggaagcattcCATGAGCTGTGTCGCGAGTTGAGGCGCCGCAAGGCGGTCCAGGGCAAGGCCAGGCGCCGTAGTTCCACCACCCACGTCAAGCAGGCCATCAACAAGATGCTGACCAAGATCAGCAGCTAGGGGGAGCTGCTGAGCACACTTCACAAAGAGGATAAACTCAAGACGAACTAAAGAACAAAGTGACTGATTTCAAGGGTTTAGATGTGTGGAAATATACCAAACACCCATTCCAGCTGCTAAGGAGCAGGATGATTAAATTATGAATGAACAGCGAACCTCTTCATACTTAGTATCAATGCACAATCAATTAAGATTTGCATTGATACCTAGTGTGCGGAAAATCGCTCTTCATTCAACACTGATTCTAAAGGGGAAAGCTGTTGGCTATTATTACTTGCTCTTTGACCATGCTCCACAACTAAGGTCAGAATAACAAAGGGGAACATAAGAATCACATGATGGGAACTACTTTGTCCCCGAGGGAGGTGAAGTcccctgtagttcagttggtagagcatggcgcttgcaacgccagggttgtgggttcgtttcccacggggggccagtatgaaaatgtatgcactcactaactgtaagtcgctctggataagagcttctgctaaatgacgaaaaaaaaaaaaaaaaaaatgcttttgtTTCATAACCAACTGGGAGATTTCTGTATACTGCCAAGGAAGAGGGTAGGAAGAGTCTGTTATTTAGAAGTCCCAATTATTCCTTCTTGAGCAGCATGGTGAATAGCCCAGTTTTGTATCTATAGCTCCGGCAACTTTAAACAAAATATACAAAATAATGTCCATCATGAACCCAACCTTTGTTTATCAGAAATGATGTACAGACGATTTGTAGTTTCCTCTCCCTGTAGATTGTTTGTGGGATAATGTTTTGATATGCTCtaggccagtgtttcccaaccctggtcctccagtaccccccaacagtacacatgtttattgtaaccctggacaagcacacccgATTCAACTTGTCatctaatcatcaagccctcaatgagttgaatgaggtatGTTAGTCCAGGGCTACAACTAAAATGTGTACTGTAGTCAAGGAAACAATGCTCTAGGCCAACGGATGTATAGTTGTTCTTTGGGGAGCGTTGAAGGATTCATTGAAATATCAACAGAGTTATCATGGTCTTACATCACTATGCCGTCCGTTTGCAGAGCTCTATAGGCCTTGGGTACTTGTTGACCTTAGACATATCCTCTGAGCTGTGACACAAGTTGTCAAATAAACAATTATTCACTATCTATCCACATGATAATGTCCATCATACTATTCTGACATCAAGCGATGTCTCCCCTACCCAAACCTCAACTACCATCTCATATCAAGCATAGAAGGACTCCATGTATTTGTCCAGGATTATAGAGATCCTATCTCAAATATATTCTCATCTAGAGAACCTAAAACAAGATCAAATAAGATAGAGGCTGAGCGGAGGGACACAAAGTTTTCAGTTTGTAAATCAATACTGTTTCATGGTACCGTCCGTCCAGGGGAATAGTTGCCATCTATCATTCCGGTTCACATTCCAGGGACGTTGTTTATGGACGTTAAATGTACCTTTAATTGTAAACTATGTATAATATTGCCTTTATCATTGGTCTCAAAGGAGTGTACAGTACATAACCCAGAGGCAGACAAAATGGtggacattttattttatttttatttcacctttaagccagttgagaacaa from Coregonus clupeaformis isolate EN_2021a unplaced genomic scaffold, ASM2061545v1 scaf0013, whole genome shotgun sequence includes the following:
- the LOC121546265 gene encoding ras-related and estrogen-regulated growth inhibitor: MAKSPEVKLAVFGRAGVGKSALVVRFLTRRFIWEYDPTLESTYRHQATIDDEVVTMEILDTAGQEDTQQKESHMRWGDGFVIVYDITDRGSFDEVAPLRGLLEEVKKPKNVPLVLVGNKADLDHARQVGTEEGERLAAEMACAFYECSACADEGGMVVEAFHELCRELRRRKAVQGKARRRSSTTHVKQAINKMLTKISS